Part of the Paenibacillus aurantius genome, CATAACCTCCCGCTTGCTCTTGGGGAGATGCATAAATATCGGGATGGCATTGTGCGGAGGTCGGACAGCACTAGGGCAGTTGAAGAGGTCTACATTATTACACCAGCAGCAGGAGTAGATAATACGCATTTTTTTGAAGATGAATACCGGAAGAAATATCGGATGGGGGCTTATTGTTTGAAGTCGGGGGAAATAAATCAAGAGTTGAGTCAACTATTGCTTGGTAAATTACAAGGTTAAAATGCTACGAGATGGCTCTCAAAGGGTACGATCCATCAACAGGATCAGATTATCATTTTCAATAAGATGTTATGGAAAAAAACTAAATATTATCGGCAATAGGTAACGGCAGCTAGAAAATAACGAAGGGCAGTGCGGAGACGGACCATCGTGGGTCTGTGTCTGCACTGCCCTTTTTGGTTTACCGGATTTCCGAAAGGGGGACGAAAGTCCCTCCTTTCGATTGATCCTATCAGACTGTGTCGAAATAAGGAGGAATTTATTACTTTAGAAACATGTACCATTCCTGTACTAACATTTAGGGCTGTGCTACCATATGAATAGAAGCTTTCAGCTCAAGCTGAAAGTGACATAACACAGGTTTTTTACGAATACCAGAAGCCGTTTGGAAGAGGAGGGGCAGATCGGAAACGGAATAAACATTAATCTAGTAAGCTTACCGTTTCGAAAGCGCAAAACCGCTAGTTGACGATCGCAAGTAGAATGGATCCACTTCGAAGGAGGCGGCATTTTGTACGACGCATTTCGCAGTAAAGTTGGACTTGTTCTGTTATGTGTCCTTATGGTGTTCATGTCCCTAGGCCTTAGCGGCTTTGTATCCGCGGAAGCGGCAGGGCAGCCGGACCAGGAAGGCTTGGAAAACCCGGGTTTCGAGTTAAGCTCCGCGGGCGGGGCTGTACCGGGTTGGTCTCTATTGCTCGGGGCCGGCAAGAACGGAAGCTTTGCCACAAGCTCGGAGCAATTCCACAGCGGCAATTCGAGCCTGAAGCTCGTCGATAACGATAGCGTCAGCTTCGCGATCGAGAGCCGCAAGGTCCCGGTTACGGCCGGTCAGACCTACAAGGCCGATACGTATTGGTACCTGCAGTCGGGTGCCGCCCAGCTGCAGCTGAGATTTTACGATCCGACCGGCGTGCTGATCAGTGGAAGCATCGCCGTCGATAACCCGAACTTTACGACGGGACCGACGAATCAATGGATCCCCTTAAGCGTTCAGGCGGCCGTTCCGGAGCAGGGGGCCTATTTGACCGTCGTGCTCGTTACCGGCAAGACCTCGAAGGGGACGATGTATGTGGACGACGTCGCGTTGTCCCGCAGCCTGCCGATCGAGAATAACGGCTTTGAGGCGGCCGCGGACGGCTCCACTGTTGTTCCAAGCTGGACCCAAACCTTCGGCGTTGGGAAGATTGGAAGCGTTTCCCTGGATACGACGACGGTCAAGAGCGGTGCGGCCAGCCTTCGCCTTAATGATCAGGACGCGGTGAATTTCGGTGTCGAAAGCGCTAAGACCCCGGTTGTCGCAGGCCGCGAGCAAACCGTCACGTCCGCCGTCTATATCGGAAGCGGGCCAGTGCAGCTGCAGCTCCGTTACTATGATCCGACGGGCAAGCTGACCGGGACGATTGCCGTGAACGACCCGAACTACACGTCGCAGCCCGTTGGAGTCTGGCAGACGATAAGCGTCAAGGCGGTCGCCCCGCAAGCCGCGACCCAGGCGTCCGTCGTGCTGGTCAGCGGCAAAACGACCAAGGGCGTATCCTACTGGGACGACGTCGTCCTGATGGAGCGCCTGCCGGATTATGTCAGTCAAACGGACCCCGGACCGGGAACGGTGTATCCCACTTTGCAGAACGCCGGGTTCGAGCAGCCACTGAACGGAAGCGGCATTCCGAATTGGTCGCGGGCGTTCGGCACGCAGCCGACTACGCTCAGCGCGGACCGCTATTTGGAAGGCTCCCGCAGCCTGGTGCTCGCAGATAGCTCGGATGCCGATCCGCTCGGCGTGATCAGCGATTTTATCGCGGTAACGCCGGGCAAGCTCTACACGGCCGGCTCCATGTTGTCCGGCGATGGAGCGGGCAACGCGGAAATGTACCTGCGTTTCTATGACGCGAACGATACGCTTCTGAGCAATGTGAATACGGTAGCGGCGAATCCGCCGGCGGGCTGGCAGGCGCTTACGCTAAAGCAGGCTGCTCCCGCGGGAGCCGTGAAGGCCGCCGTTGTGCTGTATTCGAGCAAAACGAATATAGGAACGTATTATTTCGATCGTTTAACCTGGTCGGAGGAGCTGCCTCCGCCGCCCGCTCAGCTGTATCTCGTGAACGGCAGCTTCGAGCAGCCGCTTCAAGGGAGTGCGATTCCCGGCTGGACCGTGAAGTCCGGACTGGCCTCGCTTACTGCTTCGACGGCGACGGACGGCAGCAGCAGCCTCTTCGTGCAGAATGTGAAAACGACCGGCAGCGGCATCAACATGGACAGCGGGCTGATCGACGTGGAAGAGAACGCTGACTACCGGCTTTCGACCCAGGTCAACCTGGAGGCCGGAGGGCTTGAGGGGCTGTACGTTTATGTCTATGACGCCCAAGGCAATCTCGTCAAAAGCCCCGACGGGAAGGATTTCCAAACCTACCTGAGCGCGCTTCCGGGAACGGCGATTCCGGCGGGCGAATGGACGTATGTCGAGAAGCGGTTCACCGTTCCGGCAGGCGGGAAGAAGCTGAAGGTGTCGCTTATCTCCGGGAATAGGAAGGACTACCGTCTATACCTGGACGATGTCAGCGTGCTGAAGGTGCTCGCCAACGGAGACATGGAGAAGCCTGCGGCGGACGGCGTCATTCCGGGCTGGAAGAAGTTTGCGGCCTCCGACGCGTCAAGCTTCGGTCTCACGAACGAGCTGTCTGCAGGCGGCACCGCAAGCCTTAAATTGACCAACACTCCGGGGCAGTACTTGAACGTAGTGAGCGATCGGATCCCTGTCGAGCCGGGCGCCACCTACACAGCTCTGTCCAAAACGTACATTCAAGCCGGCTCCTCCGGCATGTATGTCCGCTTTTTCGATGCCTCCGGCGCTTATTTGGGCAAGCAGAACTGGAGCATTTTGTCGGAGCCGACGGACGCCTGGTTCGATCAATTCGTGAAATTTACCGTACCGGCTGAGGCGGCTTACGCTGCGGTGATGTATGCCGGTTCGAACAACAGGACGTATACCTACTATGCGGACGATGTCCGAATCCTGCGGGGAGATCACGAAGTGAAAGAGGTACCGGTACCTGATAATTCTATTCTGAAAGTAGGAGAAGATCTGGGCGTCCAGATCCGCAAAGCGACGCTGATGCGGGGGGCTTACGGCAAGGACGGTCAAGGCCGGGATGTGATGTACACGGTTGTAGCGGGTGCGCCTTCCGTCTTCACGATCATCGATATCTCGACGGGAACCGTTACCTCGAGCAAGCCGATGCCGGATACGTCGGGTGCCTGGTCGGTGACAACCGCCAGCGACGGCACGGTCTATCTGGGAGCGTACAACCTGGGGCTGCTGTATCGGTACATCCCGCAAACCGACGAGCTGATTAACCTGGGTCACCCGCTGCCGACCAAAGATTCCGTGCTGTATCCGATGGCCGCGGGCAAGGATGGCAAAATGTACGGCAGCACGTACCCGACCGCCAATCTGTATGAATACGATCCGGCCACGAACCGCTTCACGGATTACGGGACAATGTCCTTCAAGACGAGCGGCGAGCGCTGGACGCGCGTGGTCGTGTATGACGAAGAGACGAACAAAATTTACGCCGGCGTCGGCAACACACCGCGCTTGCTCGAGTACGACCTGACGACGGGCGCAAAGCGGGATCTTCTTCCTGCGGAGTATAGCGATATTATCGCGGTGTACGATTTGAACCTGGTCGGCGGCAGGCTGTTTGCGCGCAAGGAAGCGAACAACGCGAACGAAACGTTCGTCATCGACGTAAAAACCGGGGCTCAGGTGGAAGTGACCAACGGCGATACAGGGGAGAAGAGCTTCGTCTTCCCGAACCTCTCGCGCGGCATTTCGCCGAAGTCTCCGGTTGCGA contains:
- a CDS encoding carbohydrate binding domain-containing protein, giving the protein MYDAFRSKVGLVLLCVLMVFMSLGLSGFVSAEAAGQPDQEGLENPGFELSSAGGAVPGWSLLLGAGKNGSFATSSEQFHSGNSSLKLVDNDSVSFAIESRKVPVTAGQTYKADTYWYLQSGAAQLQLRFYDPTGVLISGSIAVDNPNFTTGPTNQWIPLSVQAAVPEQGAYLTVVLVTGKTSKGTMYVDDVALSRSLPIENNGFEAAADGSTVVPSWTQTFGVGKIGSVSLDTTTVKSGAASLRLNDQDAVNFGVESAKTPVVAGREQTVTSAVYIGSGPVQLQLRYYDPTGKLTGTIAVNDPNYTSQPVGVWQTISVKAVAPQAATQASVVLVSGKTTKGVSYWDDVVLMERLPDYVSQTDPGPGTVYPTLQNAGFEQPLNGSGIPNWSRAFGTQPTTLSADRYLEGSRSLVLADSSDADPLGVISDFIAVTPGKLYTAGSMLSGDGAGNAEMYLRFYDANDTLLSNVNTVAANPPAGWQALTLKQAAPAGAVKAAVVLYSSKTNIGTYYFDRLTWSEELPPPPAQLYLVNGSFEQPLQGSAIPGWTVKSGLASLTASTATDGSSSLFVQNVKTTGSGINMDSGLIDVEENADYRLSTQVNLEAGGLEGLYVYVYDAQGNLVKSPDGKDFQTYLSALPGTAIPAGEWTYVEKRFTVPAGGKKLKVSLISGNRKDYRLYLDDVSVLKVLANGDMEKPAADGVIPGWKKFAASDASSFGLTNELSAGGTASLKLTNTPGQYLNVVSDRIPVEPGATYTALSKTYIQAGSSGMYVRFFDASGAYLGKQNWSILSEPTDAWFDQFVKFTVPAEAAYAAVMYAGSNNRTYTYYADDVRILRGDHEVKEVPVPDNSILKVGEDLGVQIRKATLMRGAYGKDGQGRDVMYTVVAGAPSVFTIIDISTGTVTSSKPMPDTSGAWSVTTASDGTVYLGAYNLGLLYRYIPQTDELINLGHPLPTKDSVLYPMAAGKDGKMYGSTYPTANLYEYDPATNRFTDYGTMSFKTSGERWTRVVVYDEETNKIYAGVGNTPRLLEYDLTTGAKRDLLPAEYSDIIAVYDLNLVGGRLFARKEANNANETFVIDVKTGAQVEVTNGDTGEKSFVFPNLSRGISPKSPVANKFYFAGAGGELFEYDLDTNVYRSLHVTIEGAAIGYGFAQLQEDGFPGYSLVGLSGNEGKLFKYNLETGKVELKDVQVPAEPVNIHDIMTGPDGNIYTTGYLQGNVGVYTPSSGQSQYLSGISQGEGMTSIGDNLYFGIYPTAKVYEYDTSKPWNRTNSDKLNPNLLFALTYNPDIPGYTDQDRPFGMAGSEDLHKLFVGTVPKNSLLGGAFAVYDLEKRGKPDVYWNIVPDQSILSLEYKDGFVYGGTSIHGGQGGTPTATSAVLFIWDVLKGEKVFEVVPAPGKQSITALHIGPDGNIWGLANGTLFIFDPVTRQVIYSKDEFPDANGRWIDGSFVTGTDGNVYATVGGRFFKIDAVTKQMTVLATQARKVAVDDYGRFYLYSNPEGSHLYRYTIPELVLKLTGADLTAAQTELKPGEETSLTLTGLLEKGHTTKDLAGAAIQYSVGNPAIASVEDGKVKAKSYGSTTVTATVTLGGVTVQSNTITVKVLDVTAPVTSADASAAKPAVNGWYSSEVTVTLNGVDEESGVAFTSYVVDDGAVQTSTSIKLAADGVHTIRYWSTDRAGNVEEPHTMTVRLDQTAPVVKLSPSLETLATPNHKLIPIHVDVDASDSLSGAASIVLTSISSNEPDNGLGDGDKAGDIQEADFGTADYDFALRAERSGQGNGRLYTITYTVTDQAGNAAVAVATVTVPHDNSK